Proteins from one Mycolicibacter virginiensis genomic window:
- a CDS encoding NADPH:quinone oxidoreductase family protein — protein MNQPISADAWVATELGDPAKVLARQSVEVRAPGPGEIRVAVNAFCLNFNDIDIIQGRYTTLPLQPPFVPGMETVGVVESAGQGAEHLIGRRIVGIPVMAFGGYASYAIVDAATALDLPDWVSDVDGAALHYPFHLGWFALRERGRLKPGETLLVHAAAGGTGSGALVLGKALGARVIATAGSDEKVEFCKELGADHAINYRNGDWVEQVVELTYGRGVDVAFDAVGGDVAVQTFRCMGLNGRYLMAGFAQDIALEDGDYLSPRPIAYSNFDVCGVCLVYVNDPVAIRRTLGFNWPARSEGLEAHAKILELLRTGKIRTVVGAEVPWGDLPNALERMAARQTTGRLVVTTDRPR, from the coding sequence ATGAATCAACCGATCTCCGCCGACGCCTGGGTCGCCACCGAACTCGGTGACCCGGCCAAAGTGCTGGCCCGCCAAAGCGTCGAGGTACGCGCGCCCGGACCCGGCGAAATCCGGGTCGCGGTCAACGCGTTCTGCCTCAACTTCAACGACATCGACATCATCCAGGGCCGCTACACGACCCTGCCGCTGCAGCCGCCGTTCGTGCCCGGTATGGAGACCGTCGGAGTCGTGGAAAGCGCCGGCCAGGGCGCCGAGCATCTCATCGGTCGGCGCATCGTCGGCATCCCGGTGATGGCCTTCGGCGGGTACGCCTCCTACGCGATCGTCGACGCGGCGACCGCTCTGGACCTGCCGGACTGGGTCAGCGACGTCGACGGCGCCGCCCTGCACTACCCGTTCCACCTGGGCTGGTTCGCGTTGCGCGAGCGTGGCCGCCTCAAGCCGGGGGAGACCCTGCTGGTGCACGCCGCCGCGGGTGGCACCGGATCCGGTGCTTTGGTGCTCGGCAAAGCGCTGGGCGCTCGGGTGATCGCCACCGCCGGGAGCGATGAGAAGGTCGAATTCTGCAAAGAACTCGGCGCCGACCATGCGATCAACTACCGCAACGGTGACTGGGTTGAGCAGGTCGTGGAACTGACCTACGGCCGTGGTGTCGACGTCGCGTTCGACGCGGTCGGCGGGGACGTGGCGGTACAGACATTCCGCTGTATGGGCCTCAACGGCCGGTACCTGATGGCGGGATTCGCCCAGGACATCGCGCTGGAGGACGGCGACTATCTCTCGCCACGACCCATCGCCTACAGCAACTTCGATGTGTGCGGGGTATGCCTGGTCTACGTCAACGACCCGGTGGCGATCCGGCGCACCCTGGGCTTCAACTGGCCGGCCCGTTCGGAGGGGCTGGAAGCGCACGCGAAGATCCTGGAGTTGCTGCGTACCGGAAAGATCCGCACCGTCGTCGGTGCAGAGGTCCCCTGGGGTGATCTGCCGAATGCCTTGGAGCGCATGGCCGCCCGCCAGACCACCGGACGCCTGGTGGTCACCACCGACCGTCCCCGGTAG
- the pdhA gene encoding pyruvate dehydrogenase (acetyl-transferring) E1 component subunit alpha, which translates to MGQLPGITGPQVALEPVQLIAPDGAPTAENRYSRDLPEETLCWLYELMVLTRELDTELVNLQRQGELGLYASCRGQEAAQVGAAACLRKSDWLFPQYRELGVFVTRGIPPWHLAAAWRGTWNGGLEFTEKNCAPISIPIGTQTLHAVGAAMAAQRLAEDSVTVAFTGDGATSEGDVHEALNFAAVFTAPCVFYVQNNQWAISVPLRKQTAAVSLAHKAIGYGMPGIRVDGNDPLACYAVTAEAADRARHGGGPSLIEAVTYRLGPHTTSDDPTRYRSDAEVDQWASLDPIPRYRTYLRNIGVWSQRLEDRVDARAKRVRSELRDATVGAADADIDEVFTSVYADITSDLQQQRAALRAELGRGR; encoded by the coding sequence ATGGGCCAGCTGCCAGGCATTACCGGTCCGCAGGTCGCCCTGGAGCCTGTGCAGCTGATCGCGCCGGATGGGGCGCCTACCGCCGAGAATCGCTATAGCCGGGACCTGCCCGAAGAGACCCTCTGTTGGCTCTACGAGCTGATGGTGCTCACCCGTGAACTCGACACCGAGCTGGTCAACCTGCAACGCCAGGGCGAGCTGGGGCTCTACGCGTCGTGCCGCGGCCAGGAGGCCGCCCAGGTCGGCGCCGCCGCGTGCCTGCGCAAATCCGACTGGCTGTTCCCGCAGTACCGCGAGCTGGGAGTCTTCGTCACCCGGGGCATCCCGCCGTGGCACCTCGCGGCCGCCTGGCGTGGAACCTGGAACGGCGGCCTGGAGTTCACCGAGAAGAACTGCGCGCCGATCTCGATTCCGATCGGCACCCAGACGCTGCATGCGGTGGGCGCGGCGATGGCCGCCCAACGCCTGGCCGAGGATTCCGTCACCGTCGCCTTCACCGGCGACGGCGCCACCAGCGAGGGCGACGTACACGAGGCACTCAATTTCGCCGCTGTGTTCACCGCCCCGTGTGTGTTCTACGTGCAGAACAACCAGTGGGCAATCTCGGTGCCGCTGCGCAAGCAGACCGCCGCCGTCTCGCTGGCGCACAAGGCAATCGGCTACGGCATGCCGGGCATCCGGGTGGACGGCAACGATCCGCTGGCCTGCTATGCGGTGACGGCCGAGGCCGCCGACCGGGCGCGACACGGTGGTGGGCCGAGCCTGATCGAGGCCGTCACTTACCGGCTCGGCCCGCACACCACCTCCGATGATCCGACCCGCTACCGCAGTGACGCCGAAGTTGACCAGTGGGCATCACTGGACCCGATCCCGCGCTACCGCACCTATTTACGCAATATCGGCGTGTGGTCGCAGCGCCTAGAGGACCGGGTCGATGCTCGGGCCAAGCGCGTACGCAGCGAGCTGCGAGATGCCACGGTCGGGGCCGCCGATGCCGACATCGACGAAGTATTCACCTCCGTCTACGCCGACATCACCTCGGATCTGCAGCAGCAGCGTGCCGCGCTGCGCGCCGAATTGGGCAGGGGGCGCTGA
- a CDS encoding ketopantoate reductase family protein — protein MKIAVIGCGAMGSIYAAKLAAAGNDVLAVDRSRAHVDAIAAGGLRISGPQPEQVVRMRAATTAPAEPMDLVVLAVKAADVATGANQALSLLGENTPVLTIQNGLGSADTVADIVGGARVAVGIASGFGASRPAPGHVHHNAMRAVRFGAYAALPFSTVDQIARVWSEAGFDAAAVADIAAMQWEKLICNAAYSAPCALTGMTVGQVMDDADMGPVSRATATEAWTVARAAGIGIDVADPVEHVRAFGAQMPNAKPSALLDHLARRVSEIDVINGAVVRTAAQVGEQVPVNATLTALVKAVEHQWITP, from the coding sequence ATGAAGATCGCGGTCATCGGTTGCGGCGCCATGGGTTCCATCTACGCCGCCAAGTTGGCGGCGGCCGGCAATGATGTGCTGGCCGTGGATCGGTCGCGCGCGCACGTCGACGCCATCGCCGCGGGCGGCCTGCGGATCAGCGGGCCGCAGCCCGAACAGGTGGTTCGCATGCGCGCGGCCACCACCGCGCCGGCCGAGCCGATGGATCTGGTGGTGCTGGCGGTCAAGGCCGCCGACGTCGCCACCGGAGCCAATCAGGCGCTGTCCCTGCTCGGCGAGAACACGCCGGTGTTGACCATCCAGAACGGACTCGGTTCGGCCGACACCGTCGCCGACATCGTCGGCGGGGCCCGTGTTGCGGTCGGCATCGCCAGTGGATTCGGCGCCTCGCGTCCCGCCCCGGGGCATGTGCACCACAACGCGATGCGCGCCGTCCGGTTCGGCGCCTATGCGGCGCTGCCGTTTTCGACCGTCGACCAGATCGCGCGGGTGTGGTCGGAGGCGGGATTCGACGCGGCCGCGGTCGCCGACATCGCCGCCATGCAGTGGGAGAAGCTGATCTGCAACGCCGCCTACAGTGCGCCGTGCGCGCTGACCGGCATGACGGTGGGGCAGGTCATGGACGACGCAGACATGGGACCGGTCAGCCGCGCCACCGCAACCGAGGCCTGGACGGTGGCCCGGGCCGCCGGGATCGGCATCGACGTGGCAGATCCGGTCGAACATGTCCGGGCCTTCGGTGCGCAGATGCCGAACGCCAAACCATCTGCGCTGCTGGATCATCTGGCCCGCCGCGTCAGCGAGATCGACGTCATCAACGGTGCCGTGGTGCGCACGGCCGCGCAGGTGGGGGAGCAGGTCCCGGTGAACGCCACGCTGACCGCGCTGGTCAAAGCGGTTGAACATCAGTGGATAACGCCCTAG
- a CDS encoding DUF1214 domain-containing protein, translated as MSDEPSELSEAFAGLLDEVRAVEQRLLTADPPLEEADVLDGYRWALSLLRVASEAYIWGDADKPILVDVIGPYLKWGGDNSDAFYQLAPVDPSRSYRVTGNRGDAVYLSMTVYGGPDDGRYSDRIIDTINDRDLGCDADGNFEFIISAQEQQGNWLKLEPDAVFILTRDYLTDPGTDRRVQWKIEALDDTPRRPDSRVDLSRRMRAARTWIREQAAMAPVRLPANVLQEPYPVPSRTVGWAAGDAAYSMGAYELQPGQALVIDGTSPECVFWNLCLWNPFLHTYDYTRERVTINGAHVTYAADGSWQIVISETDPGHPNWVSTAGRSKGLIWLRWFLPESTPAPLNCRVVDVEELAS; from the coding sequence ATGAGTGACGAGCCATCCGAGCTGTCTGAGGCCTTTGCAGGCCTGCTCGACGAGGTCCGTGCCGTCGAGCAACGCCTGCTGACCGCCGATCCGCCGCTGGAGGAGGCCGATGTCCTCGACGGCTACCGATGGGCGTTGAGCCTGCTGCGCGTCGCCTCCGAGGCCTACATCTGGGGCGATGCGGACAAGCCGATCCTGGTCGACGTGATCGGCCCCTATCTCAAGTGGGGCGGCGACAATTCGGATGCCTTCTACCAGCTGGCGCCCGTCGACCCGAGCCGCAGCTACCGGGTCACCGGCAACCGCGGCGACGCGGTCTACCTGTCCATGACCGTCTACGGCGGCCCCGACGACGGCCGCTACAGCGACCGCATCATCGACACCATCAACGACCGCGACCTCGGCTGCGACGCCGACGGCAACTTCGAATTCATCATCAGCGCGCAAGAGCAGCAAGGCAACTGGCTCAAACTGGAACCCGACGCCGTATTCATCCTGACCCGCGACTACCTCACCGACCCCGGCACCGATCGGCGTGTGCAGTGGAAGATCGAGGCGCTTGACGACACCCCGCGACGTCCCGACAGCCGGGTCGACCTGAGCCGGCGGATGCGCGCGGCGCGCACCTGGATTCGTGAACAGGCCGCCATGGCGCCCGTGCGGCTACCGGCCAACGTGCTGCAGGAGCCCTACCCGGTTCCCAGCCGCACCGTGGGCTGGGCTGCTGGTGATGCCGCCTATTCGATGGGCGCTTACGAACTGCAACCCGGCCAGGCGCTGGTCATCGACGGAACCTCACCGGAGTGTGTGTTCTGGAATCTGTGCCTGTGGAATCCGTTCCTGCACACCTACGACTACACCCGCGAGCGGGTCACCATCAACGGCGCGCACGTCACCTACGCCGCCGACGGGTCCTGGCAGATCGTGATCAGCGAAACCGATCCCGGACATCCGAATTGGGTGTCCACCGCGGGCCGGTCGAAAGGACTGATCTGGCTGCGCTGGTTCCTTCCCGAGTCCACCCCCGCCCCGCTGAACTGTCGGGTCGTCGACGTCGAAGAGCTGGCCTCGTGA
- a CDS encoding sulfotransferase family protein, with protein MSAATRPGAIRLEDLANPVFPEAAGPMRDGLAGYGAILQLTPEALRQAAIERTGLDNWGDNGFAERLDVLCGSLNAEADLSGVGRAMAFEQLVGHLVNRLRLEDLITANPEIESVEIERPIIICGLPRTGTTHLHNLIAADPALRYLPYWESMEPVPTPGEPDPQARRDRCAVGLDLINTSMPEFKRMHDMTVDHAHEEIQLLGNDISGMLFECSYYLPTFAQHYKTHDQSASYAYMKRTLQALQWLRGGTRWVLKSPQHLEQFPALYATFPDATFVVTHRDPVEVTRSMATMISYAARMACDRPDPVKISKYWLDRADDLLTGCLRDRDVLPAAQSVDVRFEDFMADEDGTVAAIYELAGQPLDTRAKDAMTQFCIEHPRGRYGAVDYQPADLGLDADEVANRLRAYRNQFVAD; from the coding sequence GTGAGCGCCGCTACCCGCCCGGGCGCCATCCGGCTTGAAGACCTTGCCAACCCGGTGTTTCCCGAGGCCGCCGGCCCGATGCGCGACGGCCTGGCCGGTTACGGCGCGATCCTGCAACTCACACCGGAAGCCCTGCGGCAGGCCGCGATCGAACGAACAGGCCTCGACAACTGGGGCGACAATGGGTTCGCCGAACGCCTCGACGTGCTGTGCGGTTCGCTGAACGCCGAAGCAGACCTGTCCGGTGTCGGCCGGGCGATGGCCTTCGAGCAACTGGTCGGCCACCTGGTCAACCGGCTTCGGCTGGAAGATCTGATCACGGCGAACCCCGAGATCGAGAGCGTCGAGATAGAACGCCCGATCATCATCTGCGGGCTGCCACGCACCGGCACCACCCACCTGCACAACCTGATCGCGGCCGACCCGGCACTGCGCTACCTGCCCTACTGGGAGAGCATGGAGCCGGTTCCCACGCCGGGCGAACCCGATCCACAGGCCAGGCGAGACCGCTGCGCCGTCGGCCTGGATCTGATCAATACCTCGATGCCCGAGTTCAAGCGCATGCATGACATGACCGTCGATCACGCGCATGAAGAGATTCAGCTGCTGGGCAACGACATCTCCGGAATGCTGTTCGAATGTAGTTACTACCTCCCGACATTCGCGCAGCACTACAAGACACACGATCAGAGCGCGTCGTACGCCTATATGAAGCGCACGTTGCAGGCACTGCAATGGCTGCGCGGAGGGACCCGCTGGGTGCTCAAATCGCCCCAGCATCTTGAGCAGTTCCCCGCGCTGTATGCGACCTTCCCCGACGCCACCTTCGTTGTCACCCATCGGGATCCGGTCGAGGTGACGCGATCGATGGCCACCATGATCAGCTATGCGGCGCGCATGGCCTGCGACCGTCCCGATCCGGTCAAGATCTCGAAGTACTGGTTGGACCGGGCCGACGACCTGCTCACCGGCTGCCTGCGCGACCGCGACGTGCTGCCGGCGGCACAGTCCGTCGACGTGCGGTTCGAGGACTTCATGGCCGATGAGGACGGGACCGTCGCTGCCATCTACGAGCTTGCGGGCCAGCCGCTGGACACCCGGGCCAAAGACGCGATGACGCAGTTCTGCATTGAGCACCCCCGCGGGCGCTACGGCGCGGTCGACTACCAGCCGGCCGACCTGGGGCTGGATGCCGACGAGGTGGCAAACCGCCTGCGCGCCTACCGAAATCAATTCGTCGCCGACTAA
- a CDS encoding alpha-ketoacid dehydrogenase subunit beta translates to MTQILEPPTRAATPTAAAGSSTRTEELTMVAALNRALRDAMDTDLKVLVFGTDVGVQGGVFRVTDGLAETFGEQRCFDTPLAESAVIGIAIGLAIRGFVPVPEIQFDGFSYPALDQVVSHLAKYRTRTRGAVSMPVTVRIPSFGGIGAAEHHSESTETYWAHTAGLKVVVPADPSDAYWLLRHAIATPDPVMFLEPKRRYWARGPVDTEHPAPGIGCAAVRRSGTDVTVLTYGGGVATALSAADIGAQQHGWSLEVVDLRSLVPLDFDTVAASVRRTGRCVVLHEGPRNLGYGAELAARISEELFYELEAPVLRASGFDTPYPPARLERLWLPGPDRLLDYVQRVLEAP, encoded by the coding sequence ATGACCCAGATCCTCGAACCACCTACCCGCGCGGCGACCCCTACCGCGGCGGCCGGCTCCAGCACCCGCACCGAAGAGCTGACCATGGTGGCGGCGCTCAACCGGGCATTGCGCGATGCGATGGACACCGATCTCAAGGTCCTGGTGTTCGGCACCGACGTCGGCGTGCAGGGCGGGGTTTTCCGGGTGACCGATGGTCTGGCCGAAACCTTCGGTGAGCAACGCTGTTTCGACACACCGCTGGCGGAATCGGCGGTGATCGGCATCGCCATCGGTTTGGCGATTCGCGGCTTCGTCCCGGTTCCGGAGATCCAGTTCGACGGATTCAGCTACCCGGCATTGGACCAGGTGGTCAGCCACCTGGCCAAGTACCGGACCCGGACTCGCGGCGCGGTGTCGATGCCGGTGACCGTGCGCATCCCGTCGTTCGGTGGAATCGGTGCGGCCGAGCATCATTCGGAATCCACCGAAACCTATTGGGCGCACACCGCCGGACTGAAGGTGGTGGTGCCCGCCGATCCGTCGGACGCCTACTGGCTACTGCGCCACGCGATCGCCACTCCCGACCCGGTGATGTTCCTTGAGCCCAAGCGGCGGTACTGGGCCCGCGGGCCCGTCGACACCGAACACCCGGCGCCGGGCATCGGGTGTGCTGCCGTTCGCCGGTCCGGTACCGACGTCACGGTGCTCACCTATGGCGGCGGGGTGGCCACCGCGCTGTCCGCGGCCGACATCGGCGCGCAACAGCACGGGTGGAGCCTGGAGGTGGTCGACCTGCGCTCGCTGGTACCACTCGACTTCGACACCGTCGCGGCGTCGGTGCGGCGCACCGGGCGATGCGTGGTGCTGCACGAGGGTCCGCGCAACCTCGGCTACGGCGCCGAACTGGCTGCGCGCATCTCCGAGGAACTGTTCTACGAGTTGGAGGCACCGGTATTGCGCGCCAGCGGATTCGACACCCCGTATCCACCGGCCCGGTTGGAACGCCTGTGGCTGCCCGGCCCCGATCGGTTGCTGGACTACGTGCAGCGCGTCCTAGAGGCGCCGTGA
- a CDS encoding multicopper oxidase domain-containing protein — MIQLGPPPPAPVVKPRRRGGPRGPVFLGANIVVLGWLALAVALLVAHNVVAHPIWLPVHALLLGAATNAIVIWSGHFTTTLCRVPDPPQWHLVAKLALLNLAVIATLAGVAFNTEALTGMGGTAVAVVAVAHGAELIAMKKRALSARFDYLVGFYLAAIAALLAGSATGAAMAFGVARWYARLWTTHVHVMLYGWIGLTVVGTLFTLWPTTIREKITPRSFAMARRALPTLTVGLTVAAAGLLTDSWWLTAAGLLGYAVGVGLSIVGLWPGRSFTGPAAWMLVGATAWLGVAVMTETIRLIAARSVDVLPAFVENTLLPLLAVGFVAQILLGALSQLLPILVANGPPVRKAVISYLDQGWQARVCAINIAVPLVAGPWRAPLPLIGWVLAAVAVASFVLLALRLALPVALRGPLDVDAIAPHSRAVTGAVAAAAVAAVAAALGLGVGGSAPSGAAGVSGEARTVDVTLKNMRFSPDVINVPAGTRLVLRVTNIDGLPHDLHVDTGEHTPRLSRGQTAMLDLGAVHQDREAWCDVPGHRAAGMTMTIHAVGGAPRHEHTGGGHGGLPAPTVLDLAADPSPGWTPRDAVLAPAKPGVHRVELRAVDRELEIAPGRRETRWTFGGVEPAPTLHGRVGDTFEITLINDATMGHGIDFHAGALAPDQPMRTLAPGERLVYRFTAHRAGAWLYHCSTPPMALHIANGMYGAVIIDPPGLPAVDREYALVGAQLYASAPDSDAQTTAIRAGQPDGWMFNGTAAQYMHAPLPARTGERVRVWVVNAGPGDSIAFHVVGTQFDTVYKEGAWLLRPGGSARLDGGGARLGPPHEPSDPLAPAGGAQALDLAPAQGGFVELTFPEPGHYPFMDHDMRHAENGAHGIFAVTG, encoded by the coding sequence ATGATTCAGTTGGGGCCGCCGCCCCCGGCGCCGGTCGTCAAACCCCGCCGCCGGGGTGGACCGCGCGGGCCGGTGTTCCTGGGCGCCAACATCGTGGTGCTGGGCTGGCTGGCCCTCGCGGTCGCGTTGCTAGTTGCGCACAACGTCGTTGCGCATCCGATCTGGCTGCCGGTGCACGCACTGCTGCTCGGCGCGGCCACCAACGCGATCGTGATCTGGTCGGGACACTTCACCACCACGCTGTGCCGGGTTCCCGACCCGCCGCAGTGGCACCTGGTGGCCAAACTGGCACTGCTCAACCTCGCCGTGATCGCGACCCTGGCCGGGGTGGCCTTCAACACCGAGGCCCTGACCGGGATGGGTGGCACGGCCGTGGCCGTGGTGGCCGTCGCCCACGGTGCCGAGTTGATCGCGATGAAGAAGCGCGCCCTCTCGGCGCGCTTCGACTACCTGGTCGGTTTCTACCTGGCGGCCATCGCAGCGCTGCTGGCCGGATCGGCGACCGGTGCTGCCATGGCCTTCGGGGTGGCCCGCTGGTATGCGCGGCTGTGGACCACCCACGTGCACGTGATGCTCTACGGGTGGATCGGGCTGACGGTGGTGGGCACCTTGTTCACCTTGTGGCCCACCACAATCCGAGAGAAGATCACCCCGCGCAGCTTTGCGATGGCCAGGCGTGCGCTGCCGACGCTGACGGTCGGGCTGACCGTCGCCGCCGCCGGTCTGCTCACCGACAGTTGGTGGCTGACCGCGGCAGGACTGCTGGGTTATGCGGTCGGAGTCGGTCTGTCGATCGTCGGGCTGTGGCCAGGACGTAGCTTCACCGGACCGGCGGCCTGGATGCTGGTCGGCGCGACGGCCTGGCTCGGGGTCGCCGTCATGACCGAGACGATCCGTCTGATCGCCGCCCGCTCCGTCGACGTACTGCCCGCGTTCGTGGAGAACACCCTGTTGCCGCTGCTGGCGGTCGGATTCGTCGCCCAGATCTTGCTGGGCGCCCTGAGCCAGCTGCTGCCGATCCTGGTGGCCAACGGCCCACCCGTTCGCAAAGCCGTCATCAGCTACTTGGACCAGGGCTGGCAGGCCCGGGTGTGCGCGATCAACATCGCCGTGCCGTTGGTCGCCGGGCCGTGGCGGGCGCCGCTGCCGTTGATCGGCTGGGTGCTGGCCGCGGTCGCGGTCGCCAGCTTCGTCCTCCTGGCGCTGCGGCTCGCGCTGCCCGTGGCGCTGCGCGGCCCGCTCGATGTCGATGCGATCGCGCCGCATTCCCGAGCGGTCACCGGGGCGGTCGCCGCCGCCGCGGTGGCCGCGGTCGCCGCCGCGCTGGGGTTAGGTGTCGGCGGCTCGGCCCCCTCGGGCGCCGCCGGTGTCTCCGGTGAAGCCCGCACTGTCGACGTCACGCTGAAGAACATGCGGTTCTCCCCGGATGTGATCAATGTGCCGGCCGGAACCCGGCTGGTGCTGCGAGTCACCAACATCGACGGACTGCCGCACGACTTGCACGTCGACACCGGCGAGCACACCCCGCGGTTGAGTCGCGGCCAGACCGCGATGCTGGATCTCGGTGCAGTGCACCAGGACCGGGAGGCGTGGTGCGACGTACCCGGCCACCGGGCCGCGGGCATGACGATGACGATCCACGCCGTCGGTGGTGCCCCGCGCCACGAGCACACCGGCGGGGGACATGGTGGCCTGCCCGCGCCGACGGTCTTGGACCTGGCCGCCGACCCGTCGCCAGGCTGGACGCCGCGCGACGCGGTGCTGGCACCGGCAAAGCCGGGAGTGCACCGGGTGGAACTGCGCGCCGTCGACCGAGAACTGGAGATCGCGCCCGGTCGCCGGGAGACCCGCTGGACCTTCGGCGGCGTCGAGCCGGCCCCGACCCTGCACGGCCGGGTCGGAGACACCTTCGAGATCACGCTGATCAACGACGCGACCATGGGCCACGGAATCGACTTTCACGCCGGAGCGCTCGCCCCGGACCAACCGATGCGCACCTTGGCGCCGGGGGAGCGGCTGGTCTACCGGTTCACGGCGCACCGGGCCGGCGCCTGGCTGTACCACTGCAGCACCCCGCCGATGGCGCTGCACATCGCCAACGGCATGTACGGCGCCGTGATCATCGACCCGCCCGGGCTACCGGCAGTGGATCGGGAATACGCGTTGGTCGGCGCCCAGCTCTATGCGAGCGCACCGGATTCCGACGCCCAAACCACGGCCATCCGCGCCGGCCAGCCCGACGGGTGGATGTTCAACGGGACCGCGGCCCAGTACATGCACGCCCCGCTGCCGGCCCGCACCGGTGAACGGGTGCGCGTCTGGGTGGTCAACGCGGGTCCGGGCGACTCGATCGCATTCCACGTCGTCGGGACGCAGTTCGACACCGTCTACAAAGAGGGCGCCTGGCTGCTGCGGCCCGGCGGTTCAGCGCGGCTCGACGGAGGAGGGGCGAGGCTGGGACCGCCGCATGAGCCGAGTGACCCGTTGGCACCGGCGGGGGGAGCGCAGGCCCTCGACCTGGCGCCGGCCCAGGGCGGCTTCGTCGAGCTCACCTTCCCTGAACCGGGCCACTATCCGTTCATGGATCACGACATGCGGCACGCCGAGAACGGGGCGCACGGCATCTTCGCAGTGACGGGTTAG
- a CDS encoding class I SAM-dependent methyltransferase has translation MTDDKARVDLSGSPQTMLATLYAKALDADLPEPILGDRYAKDVVARIDYDWRKTTITAARSPSVTTRAAHFDSWARRFLAANPGAVVLHLGCGLDARYFRLQPGDGIDWYDIDYPDVAALRRQLLPDQPHNHVVAASVTDPAWFAEIPTGRPTLMLGEGLTMYLTESDGVALLRRVVEHAPSGELQFDAFNWLGIKSQWSNAVVRKSGATLHWAINGPDDILAAVPGTRLLQWERWFESATFAQLPRAYRALGKAMSLIPAVANMSQYHRYAF, from the coding sequence ATGACCGATGACAAGGCGCGGGTGGACCTGAGCGGGTCACCGCAGACCATGCTCGCGACGCTGTACGCCAAGGCGCTGGATGCCGATCTGCCCGAACCGATCCTGGGGGATCGCTACGCCAAGGACGTGGTCGCACGCATCGACTACGACTGGCGCAAGACAACCATCACCGCGGCTCGATCTCCGTCGGTGACCACCCGTGCGGCGCACTTCGACTCCTGGGCCCGCCGATTCCTGGCGGCCAACCCCGGCGCGGTGGTGTTGCACCTTGGCTGCGGGCTCGACGCCCGATACTTCCGGCTGCAACCGGGCGATGGAATCGACTGGTATGACATCGACTATCCCGATGTCGCCGCCCTGCGTCGGCAGCTGCTGCCCGATCAACCCCACAACCACGTGGTGGCGGCGTCGGTCACCGACCCGGCATGGTTCGCCGAAATACCCACCGGCCGTCCGACATTGATGCTCGGCGAAGGCCTGACCATGTACCTCACCGAATCCGACGGGGTGGCGTTACTGCGCCGTGTCGTCGAGCACGCACCGAGCGGGGAGCTGCAGTTCGATGCCTTCAACTGGCTGGGCATCAAGTCGCAATGGTCCAACGCGGTGGTGCGCAAATCCGGGGCGACGCTGCACTGGGCGATCAACGGCCCCGACGACATTCTTGCCGCGGTACCGGGCACCCGGCTCCTGCAATGGGAGCGCTGGTTCGAGTCGGCCACCTTTGCCCAACTGCCGCGCGCCTACCGGGCGCTGGGCAAGGCGATGTCGTTGATTCCGGCGGTGGCGAACATGTCGCAGTACCACCGCTACGCCTTCTGA
- a CDS encoding TetR/AcrR family transcriptional regulator has product MTAGPDPAPAGRGRPRDPRTEQAITEAARRLLARDGYDQVSIEAIAREADVSRPTVYRRWPSKTHLVFDAVFGASEVGDVLTSSGDFEADLRQFVAGVFEFWRAPDVAAAALGILADRHRDPELFIRTQQLLDETTRTAFGVLVRAGIDQGVLDADIDIEIAYDALVGTSFYIAQVLATETVDAAADRLCSLLLQGMRKKENRDE; this is encoded by the coding sequence GTGACGGCGGGCCCGGACCCGGCCCCGGCCGGTCGCGGACGCCCGCGCGATCCGCGCACCGAGCAGGCCATCACCGAAGCGGCCCGCCGACTGCTGGCCCGCGACGGCTACGACCAGGTGTCCATCGAGGCGATCGCCCGCGAGGCAGACGTCAGCCGCCCCACCGTCTACCGACGCTGGCCCTCGAAGACCCATCTGGTGTTCGACGCGGTCTTCGGTGCCTCCGAGGTCGGTGACGTGCTGACCAGCTCCGGCGACTTCGAAGCAGACCTGCGCCAATTCGTTGCCGGGGTGTTCGAGTTCTGGCGCGCACCGGACGTGGCCGCGGCGGCACTGGGCATCCTGGCCGATCGCCACCGCGACCCGGAACTGTTCATCCGCACCCAACAGCTGCTCGACGAGACGACCCGCACCGCATTCGGTGTGCTGGTCCGCGCAGGCATCGACCAAGGCGTGCTCGATGCCGACATCGATATCGAGATCGCCTATGACGCTTTGGTAGGCACCAGCTTCTACATCGCCCAAGTCTTGGCCACCGAGACCGTTGACGCCGCTGCCGACAGGCTGTGCTCCCTACTGCTGCAGGGAATGAGAAAGAAGGAGAACCGGGATGAGTGA